The Cloeon dipterum chromosome 3, ieCloDipt1.1, whole genome shotgun sequence genome includes a region encoding these proteins:
- the LOC135939074 gene encoding short/branched chain specific acyl-CoA dehydrogenase, mitochondrial-like encodes MNGLRHLVTRGAAPLLSRRAVNGVLATRKSHTVETGAPLTHFTDEETMLRDTVRKLATEKIAPLVKKMDEEEKIDAGVLQALFDNGLMGIEVPDEYGGTGASFFSSMLVVEELSRIDASVAAACDVHNTLVVNLMAQLGNEEQKKKYLPRLSQDMVGSFCLSEPLAGSDAFSLKTEAKKDGDHFVINGSKMWITNSDVAGVFLVMANADPSLGYRGITCFIVDREMPGVSVAPKEKKLGIRASGTCMVHFDNVRVPESNILGEYGKGYRYAAGMLNEGRIGIGAQMVGLAQGCFDATIPYTLERKQFKQSIYDFQGMQHQIAEIHTEIEAARLLVYNAARIKEAGLPFIKIASMAKYFASEVATKTTSRCVEWMGGVGFTRDFPQEKFYRDCKIGCIYEGTSNIQLNTVAKYLKQEFS; translated from the exons ATGAACGGACTGAGGCATCTGGTTACCAGGGGG GCTGCTCCCCTTTTGAGCAGGCGTGCTGTGAACGGAGTTTTGGCCACAAGAAAGAGCCACACTGTCGAGACTGGCGCTCCTCTCACCCACTTCACCGATGAAGAAACCATGCTTAGAGACacag TTCGCAAACTGGCGACTGAGAAAATTGCCCCACTCGTGAAGAAGATGGACGAGGAGGAGAAAATCGACGCTGGCGTTCTGCAGGCTCTCTTTGATAATGGA CTCATGGGAATCGAAGTGCCTGATGAGTATGGTGGCACTGGCGCGTCCTTCTTCTCCTCCATGCTTGTGGTTGAGGAGCTGTCGCGCATTGACGCCTCCGTGGCTGCCGCCTGCGACGTGCACAACACCCTGGTGGTAAACCTGATGGCTCAGCTGGGCAATGAGGAGCAGAAGAAAAAGTATTTGCCACGTCTCTCCCAGGACATGGTCGGCAGTTTCTGCCTTTCGGAGCCTCTGGCTGGTTCGGACGCGTTCTCCTTGAAGACCGAGGCCAAGAAGGACGGCGACCACTTCGTCATCAATGGCTCCAAAATGTGGATCACCAACTCTGACGTTGCCGGTGTTTTCCTCGTCATGGCTAATGCTGACCCCTCACTg ggcTACCGCGGTATTACATGTTTCATTGTTGACCGTGAAATGCCTGGCGTGAGCGTCGCTCCCAAGGAAAAGAAGCTGGGAATCAGGGCGTCTGGCACCTGCATGGTGCACTTCGACAACGTCAGG GTGCCTGAGAGCAACATTCTCGGCGAGTATGGAAAGGGCTACAGGTACGCAGCTGGCATGCTGAATGAAGGGCGTATTGGCATTGGTGCTCAAATGGTGGGCCTGGCCCAAGGCTGTTTTGATGCCACCATCCCGTACACTCTGGAACGCAAGCAGTTCAAACAGTCCATCTACGACTTCCag GGCATGCAACATCAAATTGCTGAAATCCACACCGAAATTGAGGCAGCCCGCCTTCTGGTCTACAATGCCGCTCGCATCAAAGAGGCTGGCCTACCTTTCATCAAGATTGCATCCATGGCCAAATATTTCGCCTCAG AGGTGGCCACCAAGACAACCTCCCGCTGCGTTGAATGGATGGGAGGCGTGGGTTTCACGCGAGACTTCCCCCAGGAAAAATTCTACCGCGATTGTAAGATTGGCTGCATCTACGAAGGCACGTCCAACATCCAACTCAATACCGTTGCCAAGTATCTTAAGCAGGAGTTTTCGTAA
- the Urm1 gene encoding ubiquitin-related modifier 1, with product MGSDSLKISVHFGGGAEILFDNLKQHDLELPLDNGTWNLKRLIAWIRDNKMKSKQELFVKDDSVRPGILVLVNDTDWDLLGQTEYELCDGDQVHFISTLHGG from the exons ATGGGATCagactctttaaaaatttccgttCATTTTGG TGGAGGTGCAGAAATCCTATTTGACAACTTGAAACAGCATGACTTAGAATTACCTCTTGACAATGGGACTT GGAACTTGAAGAGGCTAATTGCGTGGATAAGAGATAATAAGATGAAAAGCAAACAAGAGCTCTTCGTTAAAGATGATTCGGT ccgTCCTGGAATTTTGGTATTGGTTAATGACACCGACTGGGATTTATTG GGGCAAACAGAGTATGAGCTGTGTGATGGCGATCAAGTTCATTTTATCTCAACACTTCATGGAGGCTAA
- the LOC135939070 gene encoding phosphatidylserine lipase ABHD16A: protein MAPHYFKLLMQCLTSPRLYRIHAAASSQGFNYEPKLLERWGDVVIKSFWVLLNLKVISIPVLSFALYRKCYVGLTGLGLLLAASYGLRAVGRSTNEVYISFLKTLTEAQKDVRANKRALQQYDFDFSAWPVEFKWNENDGDESKQRIFLNTSSSQGQKSLLDRILSLPVKTIGYLVAHSVGYKLMFPGSIQTLQFFIDNAIVQGRIKLIEEERGERFKMLTRDGNELDAVFVDKRKRHDNGDILVICCEGNAGFYEIGIMATPLGSGYSVLGWNYPGFGWSSGYPYPDHVVNGVDVVMQFAIHKLHFQPENIILYAWSIGGYALSWASMNYPEVKGAIVDASFDDVVPLAQARFPSSWGSLVKQIVHDYMNLNNAAQLARYPGPILFVRRTQDEIIAIDPDILATNRGNNLVIKVLQHRYPRLVEDKALDALYEWLSTAKSTEQNYILKKFNVDEDLCASILSSYVSEYSNKYPMMIGGDDNFKEITKIQLTLFLARRYLLDYNSTHCTPLPVRMFVLPWDIAPDSDFVKL from the exons ATGGCTCCACATTATTTCAAACTGTTGATGCAATGCCTGACCAGTCCTCGCTTGTACAGAATTCACGCCGCAGCCTCGAGTCAG GGTTTCAACTACGAACCAAAGTTACTCGAGAGGTGGGGTGATGTAGTGATTAAGTCG TTCTGGGTTCTGCTGAACCTAAAGGTGATCTCAATACCAGTCCTCAGCTTTGCCTTGTATCGCAAGTGTTATGTGGGTCTCACTGGACTGGGACTGCTGCTCGCTGCATCTTATGGTTTGCGGGCCGTTGGACGTTCCACCAACGAAGTTTACATCTCCTTTCTGAAGACGCTCACTGAGGCGCAAAAGGACGTGAGAGCAAACAAG AGAGCGCTTCAACAGTACGACTTTGATTTCTCAGCTTGGCCAGTAGAATTCAAGTGGAATGAGAATGACGG agatgAATCCAAGCAGCGTATTTTCCTGAACACATCAAGCTCTCAAGGCCAGAAGAGTCTGCTGGACCGTATTTTGTCGCTGCCTGTGAAGACAATTGGCTACTTGGTGGCTCACAGTGTTGGATATAAACTCATGTTCCCTGGAAGCATCCAAACCCTCCAATTCTTTATAG ATAACGCGATAGTTCAAGGCAGAATAAAGTTAATTGAGGAAGAAAGGGGAGAAAGGTTCAAAATGCTAACTCGTGATGGAAATGAACTGGATGCAGTATTTGTCGATAAAAGGAAGAG GCATGACAATGGAGACATTTTAGTGATTTGCTGCGAAGGAAACGCCGGTTTTTACGAAATTGGAATCATGGCGACCCCTCTCGGCTCAGGCTACTCTGTGCTCGGCTGGAACTACCCTGGCTTTGGCTGGAGCTCC GGATATCCATATCCGGATCATGTTGTCAACGGAGTTGATGTTGTCATGCAGTTTGCCATACACAAGCTGCATTTCCAGCCAGAAAATATTATCCTCTATGCCTGGAGTATTGGTGGATACGCTTTGAGTTGGGCATCAATGAACTACCCTGAAGTTAAGGGAGCC ATTGTAGACGCCTCTTTTGACGACGTGGTTCCACTCGCCCAAGCCAGATTCCCAAGCAGCTGGGGCTCTTTGGTCAAGCAGATTGTGCATGATTACATGAATCTCAATAATGCAGCCCAGCTGGCTCGCTACCCTGGTCCAATTCTTTTCGTCAGACGCACCCAGGACGAGATCATTGCTATCGA TCCTGACATCCTGGCCACGAACAGAGGGAACAACTTGGTCATCAAAGTCCTTCAGCATCGGTATCCTCGCCTCGTTGAGGACAAGGCATTGGATGCTCTCTATGAGTGGCTTTCGACTGCCAAGAGCACTGAGCAAA ACTATATTCTGAAAAAGTTTAATGTGGATGAAGACTTGTGTGCATCTATTTTAAGCTCGTACGTCTCTGAATATTCCAACAAATACCCAATGATGATTGGGGGAGACGACAACTTCAAAGAAATCACCAAAATCCAGCTAACTTTGTTTTTG GCTCGCAGATACTTGTTGGATTACAACTCAACTCACTGCACGCCACTGCCTGTGAGGATGTTCGTCTTGCCTTGGGACATTGCTCCCGACTCAGATTTTGTGAAG TTGTGA